A stretch of DNA from Camelus ferus isolate YT-003-E chromosome 18, BCGSAC_Cfer_1.0, whole genome shotgun sequence:
GAACTGCATCCCACGCACCCTGCACTGactcccagccccgcccagcgGCCAGCCCAGAGGGACCATGCAGAAGATAAAAGATCCCTGTGAGGAGCCCTAAGGCTCTGCCACTCCAGATCCCAGGATCTCCCTGTCCACACGTCCTCTACAAGCAATCCCAGGAGGCCCCAAGGGCTTGGACACTCAGAGGAGAAAGCCTTTCTGGGGTTCTGGGCTCCGACAGCAACCTTCCTCGTCTGTCCTGGGGTCCCGGagccctgctgggggaggggagctacTGGAGGCCTCCAccttcccactgccctctcccagcatGAAAACCCTGAAGAAACAATGGCAGGAAGTAGTGGGCGCTTACCAATACATGCTCACTTTGCTCTTCATGGGTGAGAGGAGCCGTACCTGTGGTCCACAAGGGAACAAGGGACGGGGGTGGCTGAGAAAGGCTGGAGCCTCACTTGCCTGGACACCTGATTgcaaagggagggggaggggccagaggTCCATCGGGGACATGGCCAAGGACATCACTGGCCAGGGTAGGGGACAGGAGCCACTGAGGTTTCATAagctaattcatttttctttttcatctttcccccaggccctttctttccccttcttctcctcttcctctttttcaccTCATTCTGGTCTTTGTTCTCTGCTTAACCTGGTTTTTCCTGGACTGGGACACACCCAACCAAGGTGAGTGCTAAACACGGGCCCAGGGAGTGAGAGGGTAAATGGTGCCTCCAAGAAATATTCCACCCATAACTCTCTGCCCAAGGTGGACAGGGTTCTGAGTGGGTAAGAAAGTGGACTATTCGGAAACATCTAAGGAATTGTTATCCCATCAAGGAAACAGATCACCGTGCAAGGAGATTGTCtgcttcctccctgtcccctccctcctccacctctcctcctGTCCCTATGCTGCAGTCTGAGTCCTAGCTGCCTAGCTTCAGccagtggaggagggggtggaatCCTGTTCAAGAGAGGCCCTGCTATGCCCTTTACCATATCTGAGGACCTTGAATGCTGAAGTGTGGTGGTGTGCAGTGAACTCTTTTAGCTGGTATCCTGCCTCTGTGCTTTCTTCGCCTcatcctgtccccttcccccGAAGCTGGTGAAAACAGCAGAGCTGCCCCCTGACCGGAACTATGTGCTGGTCTCTCACCCACATGGGATCTTGGCCACTGGGACCGCCTGTAATTTTGCCACCGAGGGCAATGACTTCTCCCAGCAGTTCCTGGGGCTTCCACCTTCAGTAGCTGTGCTGCATGTCCTCTTCCACTTCCCAGTCTATCGAGAGTATGTCATGTCCTATGGTGAGTCATGAGCTGAGTGGGAGAGATGCCCCAGCACCCCCCTCCCCTACCAGAGTGTcccccacccagcacccagcccagggaCCTGGCTTGAACATAGGCCAGGCTCACAGTGGGCATCAGTAAATAGCTTTGGAGCAAGTGTCCTGCATCTTGCTCAGAAAGGTGCTGCAGGGCACGCTGACAGGGGCATGGGGGCAGGGAGTTTGGGAGGACTGGGGTGTGGCACTCAGCCTTCCTATCCgaaagggtggggggaggggccagggaacCAAGGACAGGGTGGTGACTGTCCCCCATGTCCTCATGCCCACAGGACTATGTTCCGTGAACCGCCACAGCCTGGACTTTATTCTGTCACAGCCCCAGCTCGGGCAGGCTGTGGTCATTGTGGTCGGGGGTGCCCACGAATCCCTGTATGCCATCTCAGGGGAGCACTGCCTCACTCTCCGGAATTGCAAAGGCTTTGTACGCCTGGCGCTGAGGCATAAGTGAGTGGAGGCCCCACCGGGGCTGCCTTGAATGAACGAGAGGTCACAGTGCACCTGGGGATCTACACTCTCTATCCCTATACACGCGCATCCCTGCAGGTGGGACTGTGCATCCCAGAGCTTACACTGTGTCCGCACCTGCAGGGGGCTCGTGGCTGCCCTTGTCTGTTtcctctgtgccaagcactgtgcccaTCCACCCGGCTTCCTCCCACGTGGAGAGAGACAGGGTCACAGTGCAAATCACAGGACCCTGGGGCTCAGATGCCCCTGGTTCAAATTCTTTTACGACACTATCTCAGAGGTAAGACCTCACCCGCTTCCTTAACTGTGACACAGGGTTCATACCCACCTTGCTGCCATGCTGTGGTTGGAAAGACTGCATGAGAAAAGTCTTAAATGGAGGTGCAGTACACAATCATTTCTTGAGAAATGTGAGTCCCTTCTTCCAGATCTTTCTTTGGAGCCATCGCCATTTGTTTCAAAAGACCTTGGGAAGTGGAATCATGAGGTGCGGGGGGGGAATTGGGGCAAGGCTGACAGCCGCTGGCCtgacctccctcctctcctgccggCCCTTCCCAGTGCCTCCCTGGTGCCTGTGTACTCCTTGGGGAGAATGATATCTTCAGACTTAAGGCTTTTGCCACGGACTCCTGGCAGTATCTGTGCCAGACCACCTTCAAGAAGCTCCTGGGCTTTTCTCCTTGCATCTTCTGGGTCCGGGGCTTCTTCTCAGCCAACTCCTGGGGCCCTTTGCCAGGCCCATCACCACTGTGGGTGAGTGCCCGTCTCCAGGGAAGAAGGCTGCCATCAGCATTTGGGCAGCAGAGGCCTCTGCCCTCACCTGCGCCTCCCCGCTCCCTGCAGTGGGCCGCCCCATCCCAGTGCCCCAGTGCCTCCAGCCCACTGAGGAGGAGGTTGGCCACTATCACAAGCTCTACATGGAAGCGCTGGAGCAACAGTTTGAAGAGCACAAGGAAAGCTGCAGTGTCCCTGACTCTGCTCACTTCACCTTCATCTAGCCCTGGCCTTATCCCTCCGCGCCACCCCGCAGCCCCTGAGCCCCTGAGCCCAGTGCACGGAGACCCCCACCTGCTGCCATGCCCTACTGCACCTGTAAAAGTTAGCTGTTGCACATCACTACCTCGTAGAATCCGACGCGGCCCAGAGAGACTTAATTCTGCTGCATGACCTTGCATAACTCTCTTCCCTTTGCTGGGTCCCTGCTTCATCTGCAAATAAGGGCATCTGCTTAGCTCAGAGCTGTAGGGCGTCAGGACTGATTTTGGGAGGGTAGGCTTTGAGGTGTGGGCAGGTAGGGGGAGAAGATCGAGTAGATGGTGGAACCTCATGAACAAAAGCCAAGCTTCGTCAAGGGTACCTGACAGTAGGGAGGGTTGGAATGATCCCCGATAGATTAGATCGGGTTAAGTCCATGGCTTGATTCTGCACCCCCTCCTCATCCTTCCTGTTTCTGCAAGCCCAGCATTAGGTCAACACTAACTCCTTTCCTCAATAAGTTaggactgttgtgaagattaaattattaAGATTTAAGGATTTGAAGCTGGGATTGGCAAAATACACGCCCATGAGTTtactatcaccatcatcaccatcaccgtcctcctcctcgtcctcctcctcctcctcctcatcacagGCCAGCACCAGTGAACTGAGAGGGTCAGATTAAACAGCATGTCATCAAGGATCCTTTGACTTTTGTCAGTCCTGTTTGCTTGGTTCTGCATCTACATCCAGGACTGAAACAAGAATAACTTTTTGGAATGTAATTGAATGCAAGTGTATTTATCTCCCACTGTCTTACAAAATATATTCAGTGGAGGAATTTCTCTCATGCCTGGATGAAAATCTTGGCAGTCCCATGACTTCTCTAGGTCATTCTCAGGTGGTAAGTCCTATAGTCACTTTTAGTTGGGACATAGAAATGTCTAGCTGGAGTAGTAATCAGCACCTCGAGGGCAGGCATTTCCCCTCTCCAGCGAGGGCTAGCTACAAGTGGGCTTCCTGCTTGGCCAGAAGTGGCAGCTGGGGCCAAACGGAGTTGAAAGTGTTAGAACTGctgtctttcctccccttcccttgccAGATGCTGTGACTAATCCCCTTGGTGTTGGGGTTTGGGGGGCAGACAAGGGAAAACGGGGCCCTAACTCTCCTGACTGCACTGTCACAAGGTAGCACTGTGTTCCTTGGGCCTCTAGGTCTTTGAAGtccattcctttttctccctggAGCTCTCACGGATTCTTTGGAGTTTCCCCTCTAAGGTCCCTCTGGCAGCTTCTGTGCTTTCTCTGCCTCATCGTGTACCCCAGTTTTCAGCCCACACACTCGACATAGGTTTCTCTATAGGAGCCCCATCACTCTTccaggctggggatggggagagggatggaaacACCAGTTCCAGGCTTGGGCATTCTTGGTCCTGATACCCCTGGTGTGCAACCActtgtccttccttcttccctgaatGGGAATGTCCTGACCCCTACAGTTTGGCCACTCACTTTCTCCAGTGGGTACAGCCCCTAAACACTGGGCACATATGCAGCTCTTTGAGCCTTGAAGCCTTTTGTCCCTGACCTTTCAGAGGTAGGCCTTTCCCTTTGAGGGTAGGGCTTGCACACTCTCAAagtaccccccaccccaagccctgcCTTCTCTCTATCTCCAAATTCTAATCCTTTTTGTGGGGAAGGGGCTCAAGAGTCTCTTCTTAACCATTTTCTTGGAAAATGTTGCCCAGGGTCTCGTCTGGCCCCTTCTAGAATCGAGGACCTATGTTGTATCTTTATGCCACAGCCCAAACTGCAGTGTTAACATCATGTGTCTTTTTCCCTGAGGTCTTCCagggggacactgaggcacagaggcacCAACTTCAGTGAGAACTGGCCACAAGAGCTGGGGGTGTGAGCATTAACTTCTCAAGGCCCTTTTCCCATGAAGCCGCCTGCCCTTCTTCCCTGTGAGCCATGGGTGCCTCTTTCTGGAGCAGTGGGGTTGGGCTGGGCGGTGGGTGAATAATGGGACCTTTGTGTGGTGGTTCCCCGTCAGGTCCCTGTCTGAAATCCAAAACCAATGACGCTGAGATTGGGGGTCGGAGTGGGAATTgtcctgaggctggagaggagtgaGAAAGGCCAGGAAGTGCAGTTAGTAAATGAAATTGGCCCTGGAGGCTGAGATCTGGTCAAAGGGGGAAAGTGTTGCTAGTACCTATGATGGCAGTTAGGCAGGTTTCTAGGGAAAGGGGCCAGATCTGGAGGGAGGTAGAATCAAGAGGGGATCAGACCTGTATGGGAAACATCTGTGCGGGGAAGAGGCCACAACACACACAAGAAAGGTCCAGGAAGGTCAAGATCAGGCTTctgatgactggacaaagaagctgtgttgtatttatacaatggaatactactcagcgataaaaaataaacaaaataatgccatttgcagcaacgtggattgacctagagattgtcattccaagtgaagtaagccagaaagagaaaaaagaataccatatgatatcacttatatgtggaatctaaaaaacaaacaaacaaaaagacaaatgaacttatttacagaacagagacagactcacagacagaaaacaaacttatggttaccagtgtgGGAAGTAGTGGGAATGGATAATTGgaagcttgagatttgcagatatatatatatatatatatataataaataacacgttcatactgtagagcacagggaactatattcagtatcttgtagtaacttatggtgaaaaaactatgaaaacgaatatatgtttgttcatgtatgactgaagcattgtgctgtacaccaggaattgacacaatattgtaaactgaatgTACtttaataacaaatatatatatacaaaaaaaaacttcaggcTTCCGGCTCTGGGAGAGAGACTTGGCATCCACATGGGGTGCGGCAAGTAGGAGATGTCAGTACTGCTGAGGGGTGTGGAAAGACTGTGTGGGGCAGAGGAAGTTGGAAACAACCCCCCTGGAGAATGGCAGGTGTGCCTCCCAATTAATATCCCTCCAGAGTCTGCTTGAGTCAGATGAGTGTCACTCTCCTGGTCATTAGCCAGCTTGGCGTCCTTCCTGTCCAGTGTGACCAACCAGAGGCAGCATCCCGCACTGCCATCCACCTTCTGAGTGTGCAATCCTCTCCCAGAAGCCACTCAAGCCTGGGAGGAAGCCATAGGCCAGACTTTCACCCTTTTCTGCGCCAACCCCAGCAACTTCTGCTGTCGTGTTCTGACCCCAGCCTcactgaaagtaaaataaatatctcctGGTACCCGCTTCCCTCCTGTTATCTGGCTTTCTAGCCCTCCCTCATTAGGCATCCATCTTGGGTGGGACTTGATCTAAGGGGCTGGAACTGGgcttggagaagagaggagagtcCAGGTTCTGGGTCCTTGTCACACACACCCAGCTTGTAGGTGCAGACTCCAGATCCCAATGTCCAGGCCAGGGGTACACCAGGGAAAACACTCAGAATGGACTTTCACACATCAATTATGTCCCAACAGCTGCTGTCATATCGGTTCCAACTTGGAACAAAATCCCCAAACTCAACTGTCAGCTTGGCTGATGGGGGTCAGGCCCAGAGCCCTGTGGGAATCAAGACTCTAAATAAGATGAGCCTGAGCCCAGGCCTCAGAGCAGGAGTCCTGTTCCTTCTGGTTCTGGCCTCCTAGTCCTGGGTCCTCACAGAGACATGTACCACACAGCCCCTCTGGTGCAGTGACAATGGCTGTTTCTTGGGAGCAGAAATAGGACAGAATTGGAAGCCTCATATTCCAAGTGGAGACAAAGAACTTGGATTTGGGGACCCAAAGTGGTCCATGGGCCATCTTAGCACTGAtgggggagcagcagggagaagggggcaCCGAGCAGTCAGGAGGGGGAGGGCACCCACAGACCCggctttgaat
This window harbors:
- the MOGAT3 gene encoding LOW QUALITY PROTEIN: 2-acylglycerol O-acyltransferase 3 (The sequence of the model RefSeq protein was modified relative to this genomic sequence to represent the inferred CDS: inserted 3 bases in 3 codons), which codes for MAKDITGQVLFLFFTSFWSXVLCLTWFFLDWDTPNQGGQGSEWVRKWTIRKHLRNCYPIKLVKTAELPPDRNYVLVSHPHGILATGTACNFATEGNDFSQQFLGLPPSVAVLHVLFHFPVYREYVMSYGLCSVNRHSLDFILSQPQLGQAVVIVVGGAHESLYAISGEHCLTLRNCKGFVRLALRHKVHTHLAAMLWLERLHEKSLKWRCSTQSFLEKCESLLPDLSLEPSPFVSKDLGKWNHEVRGGNWGKADSRWPDLPPLLPALPSASLVPVYSXGENDIFRLKAFATDSWQYLCQTTFKKLLGFSPCIFWVRGFFSANSWXPFARPITTVVGRPIPVPQCLQPTEEEVGHYHKLYMEALEQQFEEHKESCSVPDSAHFTFI